Proteins encoded within one genomic window of Polaribacter sp. NJDZ03:
- a CDS encoding Fic family protein, which translates to MEIIIPLNETSFFQGRNTPERGKIVGYGAIIESLKLPIPFPNTLSLITQKSKKYNNTYWKVFPTSYQPEETLYKQLVFAIKYEGINLLLFKALFKVITKDQIKEILHIEPSGQYSRKIWFIYEWLQQEKIDVAIDLKKRKYIQLLDSNIQYTIKGEESARHKIINNLPGTVDFCPLIFKTQKLENYINANLSSRKNTILNSIHKDILQRASSFLLLKDSKASFTIEGENPGNNRAMRWGKAIGQAGGKSLSITELERLQQIVIENSRFIEMGLRKEGGFVGEHDRSSGEPIPDHISAKEQDIPKLLNGVIETNTLLQDDSYDAVLAAATISFGFVFIHPFIDGNGRLHRYIMHHILAKKKFTQQGVIFPVSASILEHINDYKDVLESYSHPLLDYITWKETENHNIKVTNNTIDFYRYFDATKQAEFLYDCVEDTLVRIIPEEVSYLQKYDEFKKYLDNHFEMPDKTVAILVRFLEQNEGILSKRALKKEFSVLEEIEIKDIQTNYNTIFL; encoded by the coding sequence ATGGAAATAATAATACCATTAAATGAAACTTCATTTTTTCAAGGAAGAAACACACCTGAAAGAGGAAAAATAGTGGGTTATGGTGCTATAATAGAAAGTTTAAAATTACCAATACCCTTTCCAAATACACTATCGCTAATAACCCAAAAAAGTAAAAAGTATAATAATACCTATTGGAAAGTATTTCCGACCTCATATCAACCAGAAGAGACATTGTACAAACAACTGGTATTTGCTATTAAATATGAAGGTATTAATTTACTATTATTTAAAGCGTTATTTAAAGTAATTACAAAAGATCAAATAAAAGAAATTCTACATATAGAACCATCTGGTCAATATAGTCGAAAGATTTGGTTTATATACGAATGGCTTCAACAAGAAAAAATTGATGTAGCAATAGATTTAAAAAAACGTAAATACATTCAACTACTTGACTCTAATATCCAATACACAATAAAAGGAGAAGAATCTGCAAGGCATAAAATTATTAACAACCTACCAGGAACTGTAGATTTTTGTCCATTAATTTTTAAAACTCAAAAGCTAGAAAACTATATTAATGCTAATTTATCTAGCCGAAAAAATACAATTCTAAATAGCATACATAAAGACATATTGCAACGCGCTTCTTCTTTTTTATTATTAAAAGACTCTAAAGCATCTTTTACCATAGAGGGTGAAAATCCTGGTAATAATAGGGCTATGCGCTGGGGTAAAGCAATTGGTCAAGCAGGTGGTAAATCATTAAGTATAACCGAACTTGAGCGCTTACAACAAATAGTTATAGAAAACAGTAGATTTATAGAAATGGGTCTAAGGAAAGAAGGTGGTTTTGTGGGAGAACATGATAGAAGTTCAGGAGAACCTATTCCGGATCATATTTCTGCAAAAGAACAAGATATTCCCAAGTTATTAAATGGAGTAATAGAAACAAACACACTATTACAAGACGATAGTTATGATGCCGTTTTAGCAGCTGCAACCATATCATTTGGTTTTGTATTCATACATCCTTTTATAGATGGAAATGGTCGTTTACACCGCTATATAATGCATCACATTTTAGCGAAAAAGAAATTTACACAGCAAGGAGTTATTTTTCCTGTTTCTGCTTCAATTCTAGAACATATTAATGATTACAAAGATGTTTTAGAATCTTATTCACATCCATTATTAGATTACATAACATGGAAAGAAACGGAAAATCATAACATTAAAGTTACAAATAATACCATTGATTTTTATCGTTATTTTGACGCTACAAAACAAGCAGAATTTTTATACGATTGTGTAGAAGACACTTTAGTTAGAATTATACCTGAAGAAGTTAGTTATCTGCAAAAGTATGATGAATTTAAAAAATACTTAGATAATCATTTTGAAATGCCTGATAAAACAGTTGCAATACTTGTTCGTTTTTTAGAACAGAATGAAGGTATTCTATCAAAACGTGCACTGAAAAAAGAGTTTTCAGTATTAGAAGAGATTGAAATTAAAGATATACAAACAAATTACAATACTATTTTTTTATAA
- a CDS encoding CIA30 family protein: MESLVIFDLEKNSPDNWKIINDAVMGGKSLGSFYFNEKGNCVFEGNVSLENNGGFSLLRYRFDAVKTQKYSKIIIKVKGDGKRYQFRLRSRLSDDHVYISFFETSNEWKDIEINLTDMYPTFRGNKLQKPNYSKERLEEIAFLIGNKKAEGFKLEIDSIMLT; the protein is encoded by the coding sequence ATGGAATCGTTAGTTATTTTTGATTTAGAAAAGAACAGTCCCGATAATTGGAAGATTATAAATGATGCTGTTATGGGAGGGAAGTCTTTAGGTAGTTTCTATTTTAATGAAAAAGGAAATTGTGTTTTTGAAGGAAATGTATCCTTAGAAAATAACGGAGGTTTTTCTTTGTTGAGGTACCGTTTTGATGCGGTAAAAACTCAAAAGTATTCTAAAATTATTATAAAAGTTAAAGGAGACGGAAAGCGGTATCAATTTAGATTAAGAAGCAGGTTATCAGATGATCATGTTTATATTTCTTTTTTTGAAACGTCTAATGAATGGAAGGATATTGAAATAAACTTAACAGATATGTATCCTACATTTAGAGGGAATAAATTACAAAAGCCAAATTATAGTAAAGAGCGTCTTGAAGAAATTGCTTTTTTAATTGGAAATAAAAAGGCTGAAGGTTTTAAATTAGAGATAGACAGTATTATGCTAACTTAA
- a CDS encoding McrB family protein: MIIYKDYEKQVYDWLMQKHEVDASFTFSLRQKATKGTELDYFIGTEKSNYFGITFWTLPISYPGSSSDCINLIFESKNDFYTYKFEFTQTNSPQNTQNQSVLNLVKAIESPIKEKIVLKREGSRDNKMFAYVTKQRSESYTDLTSMLLDIEKDLDSIIPIINNYIEKEKIVNPEFIAHRISSEEFQNMQSKLIKRFEKFGGVNDTVKSKILLENMIQTTDIFLKFQEYLFETRKNEITKQTINHYVEEASNKIPERWNDFYKNSFNTFKIDYLNLKKIIPLLDRGFTGVNSFIRFINQLINKNKTPTNQILYGPPGTGKTFYLKDQLFDTYTLKENAITKEKYFEEVVTNLTWWQVITLALIEIGTAKVNDILENRWVAKKAALSESKNVRATLWGTLQMHTIVESKNVAYKQRQNPLIFDKTNEKTWHLLTDEVKEQSPEIYDVLKDVNDFELSPEKEIKNYDFVTFHQSFAYEDFIEGIKPISPVEGEESKDLGYAIEDGVFKKLCLKAKNDPNNRYAIFIDEINRGNVSAIFGELITLIEIDKRKDAKNEISIKLPYSKTAFSVPSNIDIYGTMNTADRSVEALDTALRRRFEFKEMMPDYDVIQKEEIEGIKLSKVLEKINQRIELLIDRDHTIGHSYFVNVDTLEKLASAFNNKIIPLLQEYFYGDYGKIGLVLGKGFVKINKNDTINFADFKYDNANDFKIASYKLNQVDENTIIDAVSILLGSKETPQ; the protein is encoded by the coding sequence ATGATTATCTATAAAGATTACGAAAAGCAAGTTTATGATTGGCTGATGCAAAAGCATGAAGTTGATGCTAGTTTTACGTTTTCATTAAGGCAGAAAGCTACCAAAGGAACAGAGTTAGATTATTTTATAGGAACAGAAAAATCCAATTATTTTGGAATTACCTTTTGGACTTTACCAATTTCTTACCCAGGATCATCCTCAGATTGCATTAATTTAATTTTTGAATCGAAAAACGATTTTTATACTTACAAATTTGAGTTTACACAAACCAACTCACCTCAAAACACTCAAAATCAATCTGTTTTAAATCTTGTTAAAGCTATTGAATCTCCAATAAAAGAAAAAATCGTATTAAAGAGAGAAGGTTCACGAGATAACAAAATGTTTGCTTATGTAACAAAACAACGATCGGAAAGTTATACCGATTTAACTAGCATGCTTTTGGATATCGAAAAAGATTTAGACAGCATAATACCAATAATTAATAATTATATTGAAAAAGAAAAAATAGTAAACCCTGAATTTATAGCACATAGAATTTCTAGTGAAGAGTTTCAAAATATGCAATCTAAATTGATAAAGAGGTTTGAAAAATTTGGAGGAGTTAATGATACAGTGAAAAGTAAAATTTTATTAGAGAATATGATTCAAACAACAGATATATTTTTAAAGTTTCAAGAATATTTATTTGAAACTAGAAAAAATGAAATTACAAAACAAACAATAAATCATTATGTAGAGGAAGCTTCAAATAAAATACCTGAAAGATGGAATGATTTTTATAAAAACAGTTTTAATACTTTTAAAATTGATTATTTAAATTTAAAAAAAATAATACCTTTATTAGATAGAGGGTTTACAGGAGTTAATTCTTTTATTCGTTTTATCAATCAATTAATTAACAAAAACAAAACACCAACAAACCAAATATTATACGGACCTCCAGGAACAGGAAAAACGTTTTATTTAAAAGATCAATTATTTGATACATATACACTTAAAGAAAATGCGATTACCAAGGAAAAATATTTTGAAGAAGTTGTAACCAATTTAACTTGGTGGCAAGTGATTACTTTGGCACTTATAGAAATTGGTACAGCCAAAGTAAATGATATTTTAGAAAATAGATGGGTAGCAAAAAAAGCAGCATTATCAGAATCTAAAAATGTGAGAGCCACTTTATGGGGAACTTTGCAAATGCATACTATTGTAGAATCGAAAAATGTAGCTTACAAACAACGTCAGAACCCTTTAATTTTTGATAAAACGAATGAGAAAACTTGGCATTTGTTAACGGATGAAGTTAAAGAACAAAGTCCTGAGATTTATGATGTTTTAAAAGATGTTAACGACTTTGAATTAAGCCCGGAAAAAGAAATTAAAAACTACGACTTTGTAACCTTCCATCAATCTTTTGCTTACGAAGATTTTATTGAAGGGATCAAACCAATTTCACCCGTAGAAGGGGAAGAATCGAAAGATCTAGGATATGCCATTGAAGATGGAGTTTTTAAAAAATTATGTTTAAAAGCAAAAAATGATCCTAATAATAGATACGCTATTTTTATTGATGAAATAAACAGAGGAAATGTTTCTGCCATCTTTGGAGAGCTCATTACATTGATAGAAATAGACAAACGTAAAGACGCTAAAAACGAAATAAGCATTAAACTCCCCTACTCTAAAACAGCATTCAGCGTTCCATCTAATATTGATATTTATGGAACTATGAATACAGCAGACAGAAGTGTAGAAGCTTTAGATACTGCTTTACGTCGTCGTTTTGAGTTTAAAGAAATGATGCCAGATTATGATGTTATTCAAAAAGAAGAAATTGAAGGAATCAAACTTTCTAAGGTTTTAGAAAAGATAAATCAACGTATAGAATTATTAATCGATAGAGATCATACCATTGGTCACTCCTACTTTGTAAATGTAGATACGTTAGAAAAATTAGCCAGTGCTTTTAACAATAAAATTATTCCTTTGTTACAAGAATATTTTTACGGAGATTATGGGAAAATTGGCTTAGTACTTGGCAAAGGTTTTGTAAAAATTAATAAAAATGATACTATTAATTTTGCAGATTTTAAATATGACAATGCGAACGATTTTAAAATTGCTAGTTACAAATTAAATCAAGTTGATGAAAATACGATTATTGATGCTGTTTCAATATTATTAGGCTCAAAAGAAACTCCTCAATAA
- a CDS encoding McrC family protein, producing MIKQHKISVFEHQKLYIGTQGFKQTHLDALLKLNEYHDGNYFEPIAKGIRFNQYVGVIQVDGLIIEINPKADKDDEDYKWKGVLLKMLKACGKIKADSSGDANVKRQHLNLLEIYFELYLKEVESLVRKGFIKQYRKHTKNTKALKGKLEFAGNIRHNIVHKERFYTTHQVYDSNHFLHQVLYKALTIVSQFTTGTRLQDTTNRVQLSFPEVDTKTINAKQLSTIILTRKSNSYKPALDLARLIILNYSPDITSGKEKMLSLLFDMNQLWEEYVLKQLQKACEGTDIKVSGQESKSFWGANSLRPDIVLRKGNQTYIIDTKWKRPQKSSASVSDLRQMYAYCRFWDAEKAVLLYPGETSENKFKSYQTDDYSLDYNKYSQKIKHQCKMGYVSVLDTEGNFRNDIAADILTLLDFEE from the coding sequence TTGATAAAACAGCATAAAATATCCGTTTTCGAACACCAAAAATTATACATTGGTACACAAGGTTTTAAACAAACGCATTTAGATGCGCTTTTAAAACTAAACGAATACCATGATGGAAATTATTTTGAGCCTATTGCAAAAGGGATTCGCTTTAATCAGTATGTTGGAGTTATTCAGGTAGATGGTTTAATTATCGAGATTAATCCAAAAGCTGATAAAGATGATGAAGATTACAAATGGAAAGGTGTTTTATTAAAAATGCTGAAAGCTTGTGGAAAAATTAAAGCAGATTCCTCTGGCGACGCAAATGTAAAAAGACAACATCTTAATTTATTAGAAATATATTTTGAATTGTACTTAAAAGAAGTTGAAAGCTTAGTCCGGAAAGGTTTCATCAAACAATATAGAAAGCACACTAAAAACACAAAAGCACTTAAAGGGAAACTAGAATTTGCAGGAAACATAAGACATAATATCGTTCATAAAGAACGTTTTTACACAACGCATCAAGTGTATGATAGCAATCATTTTCTGCATCAAGTATTGTACAAAGCCTTAACTATTGTGAGTCAATTTACAACAGGTACAAGATTACAAGACACAACAAATAGAGTTCAGTTAAGTTTTCCCGAAGTAGATACTAAAACCATTAACGCAAAACAGTTAAGCACAATTATATTAACCAGAAAATCGAATAGCTATAAACCTGCCTTAGATTTAGCACGGTTGATTATTTTAAATTACTCTCCAGATATTACGAGCGGAAAAGAAAAAATGTTGTCTTTATTGTTTGATATGAATCAACTTTGGGAAGAATATGTGTTGAAACAACTTCAAAAAGCGTGTGAAGGAACAGATATTAAAGTTTCAGGACAAGAATCAAAATCATTTTGGGGAGCTAATAGCTTAAGACCTGATATTGTTTTAAGAAAAGGAAATCAAACCTACATTATAGACACCAAATGGAAACGACCTCAAAAAAGTTCTGCTTCTGTAAGTGATTTACGTCAAATGTATGCCTATTGTCGTTTTTGGGATGCAGAGAAAGCTGTTTTATTGTATCCTGGAGAAACTTCAGAAAATAAGTTTAAATCATATCAAACCGATGATTACTCCTTAGACTATAATAAATATTCTCAAAAAATAAAACATCAATGTAAAATGGGATATGTTTCTGTTTTAGATACTGAAGGTAACTTTAGAAATGATATTGCTGCGGATATTTTAACGTTATTGGATTTTGAAGAATAA
- a CDS encoding Fic family protein — MVYKNWNWLHKEWPNFTYNKETLEQLEMQFSKNSGLVLGAIKHIEGVSKDDLLVEILSEEAIKTSEIEGEILNRESVQSSIKKNLGFATDKRKIAPAELGISEMMVDLYHNFNQPLSHNLLFDWHKMLTNGRRDLTNIGSYRTHTDPMQVVSGRLDRPNVHFEAPPSDKVPIEMEQFILWFNQVHHPNNTNILPLAKASITHLYFVCIHPFEDGNGRIARALAEKSIAISSKQPTLSSLSHTIEGNRKMYYTSLETNNTTLEITNWLQYFSETILSAQENTLKRVDFIIEKAKFFERYKNQLNERQYKVSLRIFEAGHTGFIGGLSAEKYTKIAKTSASTATRDLKDMVDKGVLTKTGTLKSSRYELNLKMT; from the coding sequence ATGGTATATAAAAATTGGAATTGGCTACACAAAGAATGGCCTAATTTTACTTATAACAAAGAGACTCTTGAACAATTAGAAATGCAATTTTCTAAAAACTCAGGACTTGTATTAGGTGCCATAAAACATATAGAAGGGGTTTCTAAAGATGACTTATTAGTAGAAATACTTAGTGAAGAAGCTATAAAAACTTCAGAAATAGAAGGCGAAATTTTGAATAGAGAAAGTGTGCAATCTTCCATTAAAAAAAATCTCGGTTTTGCTACGGACAAAAGAAAAATAGCACCTGCAGAACTTGGCATTTCTGAAATGATGGTCGATTTATATCATAATTTCAATCAACCATTAAGTCATAATTTACTGTTTGATTGGCACAAAATGTTAACCAATGGAAGAAGAGATTTAACAAATATTGGAAGCTATAGAACACATACAGATCCAATGCAAGTTGTTTCTGGAAGGCTTGATAGACCCAATGTTCATTTTGAAGCTCCTCCATCGGACAAGGTACCTATTGAAATGGAACAATTTATTTTATGGTTCAATCAAGTTCATCATCCAAATAATACAAATATATTACCACTTGCAAAAGCTAGCATTACGCATTTATATTTTGTATGTATTCATCCTTTTGAAGATGGAAATGGAAGAATTGCTAGAGCATTAGCTGAAAAATCTATTGCCATCAGTTCTAAACAGCCAACATTAAGTTCATTATCACACACCATAGAAGGTAATAGAAAAATGTATTACACATCGCTTGAAACGAATAATACAACTTTAGAAATAACAAACTGGTTGCAATACTTTAGTGAAACTATTTTAAGTGCTCAAGAAAATACTTTAAAACGTGTAGATTTTATTATAGAAAAAGCAAAGTTTTTTGAACGATATAAAAATCAATTAAACGAACGACAATATAAAGTATCGTTAAGAATATTTGAAGCTGGACATACTGGTTTTATAGGTGGATTAAGTGCCGAAAAATATACTAAAATTGCTAAAACATCTGCTTCCACCGCTACGAGAGATTTAAAAGATATGGTGGATAAAGGTGTTTTAACAAAAACAGGAACTTTAAAAAGCAGTCGTTATGAATTGAATTTAAAAATGACCTAA
- a CDS encoding type I restriction endonuclease subunit R — translation MQKYIEPVKAIILGQPSNFNAQFALDEQFFWSFLENTQKEELDKLRFQSGVEGQKQSDWKLKILNRFDRLVKKYGILHLLKKGLQVDDANFTLFYQLPLASSSQSIKDRFEQNRFSVTRQLRYSIDNPREEIDLVLFINGLPIVTMELKNQWTGQNARVHGQHQYKTQRDTKQPLLNFARCVVHFAVDTDEAYMTTKLDGKKTFFLPFNKGNKHGKGNPELAKGETGHRTNYLWNEVFTRESLANIIQHFVRLDGKKKDPLQTKTLFFPRYHQMDVVRKIIEDASKKGVGQTYLIQHSAGSGKSNSITWAAYQLIETYPENENVPGNKGLEQPLFDSVIVVTDRRLLDKQIRDNIASFSEIKNIIAPAYSSKELRESLEQGKKIIITTIQKFPFIIDGIADLSEKRFAVIIDEAHSSQSGSAHDNMNRAMGQQFNDDEEADAQDKIVQAMQSRKMRGNASYLAFTATPKPITLEKFGVKNEEGQFKPFHLYSMKQAIEEGFILDVLANYTTLKSYYEIEKSIEDNPLFDSVKAQKKLRAYVESDKRTIATKTEIILDHFIPKIVNQKKLKGKAKAMVVTQSIVSAIRYYKALKNILKDKGDPFKIAIAFSGSKEVDGIEHTEAEMNGFAEKDTRIKFDENEYRILVVANKYLTGFDQPKLCAMYVDKKLQGVLAVQALSRLNRAATKLAKKTEDVFVLDFFNAIDDIKTSFDPFYTATSLSEATDVNVLHELKDVLDEVGVYEWEEVEDFNIKFFNKEDAQVLSPIIERAAERFIHELELEDDDKADFKIKAKQFVKIYGQMASIMPYEIVVWEKLYWFLKFLIPKLPIKPTGLEGLDELLESIDLSTYGLERVRLNETIGLDDSETEVDPQNPNPRGAHGTDEELDPLDLIINSFNEKWFQGWEATPDDQRVKFISLTKSIQAHPDFLSKVAENHDEQNKDLAFKKILDDVMSKQRKQELDLYRLYAKDDAFYQAFFDTMKRMSNIRE, via the coding sequence ATGCAGAAATATATAGAACCGGTAAAGGCTATTATATTGGGTCAACCTTCTAATTTTAATGCACAGTTTGCTTTAGACGAGCAATTCTTTTGGTCTTTTTTAGAAAACACCCAAAAAGAAGAATTAGATAAACTAAGGTTCCAGAGCGGAGTCGAAGGGCAAAAACAAAGCGATTGGAAATTAAAAATTCTAAATCGTTTTGATCGTTTGGTGAAAAAATATGGTATTCTACATCTGCTAAAAAAAGGCTTGCAAGTAGATGATGCTAATTTTACATTGTTTTATCAGTTGCCATTGGCTAGTAGTAGTCAAAGTATAAAAGACAGGTTTGAACAAAACCGTTTTAGCGTTACTAGACAATTACGTTATTCTATTGACAACCCAAGAGAAGAAATAGATTTGGTATTGTTTATAAACGGTTTGCCAATTGTTACCATGGAGCTTAAAAACCAATGGACAGGTCAAAATGCAAGAGTGCATGGACAACATCAATATAAAACCCAACGCGACACCAAACAACCCTTATTAAACTTTGCACGTTGTGTGGTTCATTTTGCTGTAGATACAGACGAAGCCTATATGACTACAAAGTTAGACGGTAAGAAAACCTTCTTTTTACCATTTAATAAAGGAAACAAACACGGAAAAGGCAATCCAGAATTAGCAAAAGGAGAAACTGGCCATAGAACCAATTATTTATGGAATGAAGTTTTTACAAGAGAAAGTCTGGCAAATATCATTCAACATTTTGTCCGTTTAGATGGTAAAAAGAAAGATCCTTTACAAACGAAGACCTTATTCTTTCCGCGTTACCATCAAATGGATGTAGTGCGTAAAATTATAGAAGATGCCAGTAAAAAAGGCGTAGGACAAACCTATTTAATTCAGCATTCCGCAGGTTCAGGTAAATCGAATTCTATAACTTGGGCAGCATATCAACTGATAGAAACCTACCCCGAAAATGAAAACGTTCCTGGCAACAAAGGATTAGAACAACCTTTATTCGATTCCGTTATTGTAGTTACCGACAGACGATTATTAGACAAACAGATTCGCGATAACATTGCGAGTTTTTCAGAAATAAAAAATATTATTGCTCCTGCGTATTCATCCAAAGAATTAAGAGAAAGTTTAGAACAAGGCAAAAAAATAATTATTACTACCATTCAGAAATTCCCATTCATCATTGATGGCATTGCAGATTTAAGCGAAAAGCGTTTTGCTGTTATAATTGATGAAGCGCACTCTAGTCAAAGTGGTTCTGCGCATGACAACATGAACAGAGCAATGGGACAACAATTTAATGACGATGAAGAAGCAGATGCACAAGATAAAATTGTGCAAGCTATGCAATCTCGTAAAATGCGAGGAAATGCATCTTACTTGGCATTTACAGCAACACCAAAACCAATTACTTTAGAGAAGTTTGGTGTAAAAAATGAAGAAGGTCAATTTAAACCTTTTCATTTATATTCTATGAAACAAGCTATTGAAGAAGGCTTTATTTTAGATGTGTTAGCGAATTATACCACCCTAAAAAGTTATTACGAAATAGAAAAGTCTATAGAAGACAATCCGTTGTTTGATTCTGTAAAAGCACAAAAAAAGTTACGTGCTTATGTAGAAAGCGATAAAAGAACGATTGCTACAAAAACAGAAATTATACTCGACCATTTTATTCCTAAAATAGTAAATCAGAAAAAACTAAAAGGGAAAGCAAAAGCCATGGTGGTAACCCAAAGCATTGTATCTGCTATTAGATATTACAAGGCTTTAAAAAATATCTTAAAAGATAAAGGCGATCCGTTTAAAATAGCCATTGCTTTTTCTGGTTCAAAAGAAGTAGATGGTATAGAACACACGGAAGCAGAAATGAATGGTTTTGCAGAAAAAGATACCCGTATAAAATTTGATGAAAATGAGTACAGAATATTAGTAGTTGCCAACAAATACCTTACAGGTTTTGATCAACCTAAATTGTGCGCCATGTATGTGGATAAAAAGCTACAAGGCGTTTTGGCAGTACAAGCATTATCTCGTTTAAACAGAGCAGCCACAAAATTGGCAAAGAAAACAGAAGATGTTTTTGTGCTAGACTTCTTTAATGCTATAGACGATATAAAAACATCTTTCGATCCTTTTTATACAGCAACCTCTTTGAGTGAAGCTACCGATGTAAATGTTTTACATGAATTAAAAGATGTTTTAGACGAAGTAGGTGTTTATGAATGGGAAGAAGTAGAAGATTTTAACATCAAGTTTTTTAATAAAGAAGACGCGCAAGTATTAAGTCCGATTATAGAAAGAGCCGCAGAACGCTTTATACATGAATTAGAATTAGAAGATGATGACAAGGCAGATTTTAAAATTAAAGCAAAACAGTTTGTAAAAATATACGGACAAATGGCTTCCATAATGCCATACGAAATTGTTGTTTGGGAAAAATTATATTGGTTTTTAAAATTCTTAATTCCTAAATTACCTATTAAACCAACAGGTCTTGAAGGTTTAGATGAATTATTAGAATCGATTGATTTATCTACGTATGGTTTAGAACGTGTTCGATTAAATGAAACCATTGGTTTAGACGATTCTGAAACAGAAGTAGATCCACAAAACCCAAACCCAAGAGGCGCACACGGAACTGATGAAGAATTAGATCCTTTAGATTTAATTATCAATAGTTTTAATGAAAAATGGTTTCAAGGTTGGGAAGCAACACCAGATGATCAACGTGTAAAGTTTATTAGCTTGACGAAATCTATTCAGGCGCATCCAGATTTTCTATCAAAAGTTGCCGAAAATCATGATGAACAAAACAAAGATTTAGCGTTTAAAAAGATTTTAGATGATGTAATGTCTAAACAACGTAAACAAGAATTAGACTTGTATCGTTTGTACGCAAAAGACGATGCTTTTTATCAAGCTTTTTTTGATACGATGAAGAGGATGTCAAATATTAGAGAGTAA